In Clostridia bacterium, the following proteins share a genomic window:
- a CDS encoding MFS transporter, which produces MAAKSAAAVTEVHIPEPGPSSSAGRQRWVVCALLFFAATVNYIDRQVIGLLKPTLQADLHWNEIDYSNIVFSFQLAYAIGLIVVGRVMDWLGTRKGFSLAVFLWSLAAMAHAGARSVFTFSLARFGLGLGESGSFPASIKTVAEWFPKKERALATGLFNSGTNVGAIVTPLVIPWLTLTYGWQGAFVATGAIGFVWLAFWLVLYRPPEQHKRVSAAELAHIRSDPAESVVPIRWSKLIGLRQTWAFAIGKFLTDPIWWLYLFWVPDFLHRNHGVNLTGMILPLLVIYNSATLGSIFGGWLSSHLLRRGWTVNAARKTAMLVCALAVVPIVAASRASNLWVAVGLVSLAAAAHQGWSANIFTVASDMFPRGAVGSVVGIGGMAGAVGGMVIAKVVGYVLQWTGSYFSVFIIAGSAYLVALAVMQLIVPKLEPAALE; this is translated from the coding sequence ATGGCAGCGAAAAGCGCGGCCGCCGTAACGGAAGTTCATATCCCCGAGCCTGGGCCATCTTCGTCCGCAGGACGCCAGCGCTGGGTAGTTTGTGCATTGTTGTTCTTCGCGGCGACAGTCAATTACATCGACCGTCAGGTAATCGGGCTTCTGAAACCCACGTTGCAGGCTGACCTGCACTGGAACGAGATCGATTACAGCAACATCGTTTTTTCGTTTCAGCTGGCCTATGCCATTGGGTTGATTGTCGTGGGCCGGGTGATGGATTGGCTGGGTACACGGAAAGGTTTCTCGCTGGCCGTTTTCCTCTGGAGCCTGGCGGCGATGGCCCATGCCGGGGCGCGTTCAGTATTCACCTTCAGCCTGGCCCGTTTCGGACTCGGGTTGGGCGAATCTGGTAGTTTTCCGGCTTCCATAAAGACGGTGGCAGAGTGGTTCCCGAAAAAAGAGCGGGCGCTCGCCACGGGCCTGTTCAACTCCGGCACAAATGTTGGCGCGATCGTAACGCCGCTGGTTATTCCATGGTTGACGCTAACATATGGTTGGCAGGGCGCATTCGTTGCCACCGGAGCGATTGGCTTTGTGTGGCTCGCGTTCTGGCTTGTACTCTACCGCCCTCCAGAGCAGCACAAGCGCGTGTCCGCGGCGGAGTTGGCACACATTCGCAGCGACCCGGCCGAGAGTGTTGTCCCCATCCGCTGGTCCAAGCTTATTGGCTTGCGGCAGACTTGGGCGTTCGCGATTGGCAAGTTCCTCACCGACCCGATCTGGTGGTTGTACCTGTTTTGGGTGCCGGACTTCCTGCACAGAAACCATGGCGTGAACCTTACGGGCATGATTCTGCCACTGCTGGTGATTTACAACTCGGCTACTCTTGGCAGTATTTTCGGTGGCTGGCTTTCGTCGCACTTGCTTCGTCGCGGTTGGACAGTCAACGCGGCGCGGAAGACCGCGATGCTGGTTTGTGCCCTGGCCGTGGTGCCGATCGTGGCCGCTTCGCGAGCTTCGAACCTATGGGTCGCAGTGGGGCTGGTTAGCCTGGCTGCGGCTGCACACCAGGGGTGGTCGGCGAACATATTTACCGTTGCCTCGGACATGTTTCCACGAGGAGCGGTTGGATCTGTCGTTGGCATCGGCGGCATGGCGGGTGCAGTTGGCGGGATGGTGATCGCCAAGGTAGTTGGCTACGTACTGCAGTGGACCGGTTCTTATTTCAGCGTATTCATCATCGCGGGTTCGGCATACTTGGTCGCTTTAGCGGTGATGCAGTTGATTGTGCCGAAGCTTGAACCTGCTGCCCTCGAGTAG
- the kduD gene encoding 2-dehydro-3-deoxy-D-gluconate 5-dehydrogenase KduD, which yields MLDSFSLAGKNALVTGSQQGLGAGIAMGLAEAGANVVCHGLSPEPNDICDRIRALGRKSLFVAGDVSDKKVCEELVERTVLELGSIDILVNNAGTIKRAPAAEFPDDYWDQVIAVNLSSVFRLSKLAGQHMLKQGKGKIVNIASLLSFQGGVFVPSYTAAKSGVAGITKALANEWAPKGLHVNAIAPGYMATDNTAPLRADKERSRQLTERIPAGRWGEPCDLMGAAVFLSSAASDYVNGHVLVVDGGWLAR from the coding sequence ATTCTCGATTCATTCTCTCTTGCGGGTAAGAATGCGCTCGTCACCGGCTCTCAGCAGGGTCTGGGCGCCGGCATTGCAATGGGGTTGGCGGAGGCAGGCGCGAACGTAGTGTGCCATGGCCTCTCGCCCGAGCCCAATGATATCTGCGACAGAATCCGCGCGCTCGGCCGCAAATCCCTATTCGTGGCGGGAGACGTCTCCGATAAGAAGGTGTGCGAAGAACTCGTGGAGCGCACTGTTTTGGAACTCGGTTCCATCGATATCCTCGTCAACAATGCGGGCACGATCAAGCGTGCACCAGCAGCCGAGTTTCCCGACGATTACTGGGACCAGGTCATCGCCGTGAATTTGTCGTCTGTCTTCCGCCTGTCGAAGCTGGCAGGCCAGCACATGCTGAAGCAGGGCAAGGGCAAGATTGTAAACATCGCATCGCTGCTCTCGTTTCAGGGCGGCGTTTTCGTGCCCTCCTATACGGCGGCGAAGTCTGGCGTAGCGGGAATCACGAAGGCGCTTGCAAACGAATGGGCTCCGAAGGGCCTGCACGTCAACGCCATCGCGCCCGGCTACATGGCCACTGACAACACCGCCCCACTGCGCGCTGACAAAGAGCGGTCTCGACAGCTAACCGAACGCATTCCCGCCGGACGCTGGGGCGAGCCGTGTGACCTCATGGGAGCGGCGGTGTTTCTCAGCTCCGCTGCCAGTGACTATGTGAATGGCCACGTGCTGGTCGTCGATGGCGGGTGGTTAGCCCGCTAA
- a CDS encoding alginate lyase family protein, producing MMKRMTVAVITVALALTATAFAERRNGPHATSTEAPRVFLLNGARLQTLRSHIASLNVSEPALEGLRRDAEEALKLSPASVMQKSAVPPSGDRHDYMSLAPYWWRNPDTADGLPYVRRDGERNPESAQVPDHRNFGRLTTSTHDLALAYYLFGNEAYATKASALLRTWFLDPATRMNPNLNYGQAVRGHNDGRGAGLIETRSIAEMIDAVGLLAGSKAWTPEDQSGIKDWVAKFLSWMQNSPVGKQEAGAKNNHGTYYDVQIVSMALFVGDTELAKRIVTEASEKRVAFQIEPDGRQPLELARTRSFSYSMMNLGGLFKLARLGENVGVDLWTLRTKDDRSIRKALDYLVPFAVGQSKWTDKQITAIRPADIAPLLVIAADKYDSPRYKELAVKLDADITGSLDSLLIGAHE from the coding sequence ATGATGAAGAGGATGACCGTAGCGGTAATCACGGTGGCGCTGGCGTTGACAGCAACTGCGTTCGCCGAGAGGCGTAACGGCCCGCACGCCACCTCTACAGAAGCTCCGCGAGTGTTTCTGCTCAACGGAGCACGTTTGCAAACATTGCGAAGTCACATTGCGTCACTCAATGTGAGCGAACCAGCTCTGGAAGGGCTTCGCAGAGATGCTGAAGAGGCGTTGAAGTTATCGCCGGCTTCTGTCATGCAGAAGTCGGCTGTCCCACCTAGCGGCGACAGGCACGACTACATGAGTCTGGCGCCATACTGGTGGCGCAATCCAGACACTGCCGACGGGCTACCTTACGTCCGGCGCGACGGTGAGAGGAATCCAGAAAGCGCACAGGTGCCAGATCACCGCAATTTCGGACGTCTTACTACGTCTACTCATGATCTGGCGTTGGCCTATTACCTGTTCGGCAATGAGGCCTATGCCACGAAAGCCAGCGCGCTGCTCAGGACGTGGTTTCTCGATCCCGCCACTCGCATGAATCCAAACCTTAACTATGGTCAGGCGGTTCGTGGGCACAACGACGGGCGAGGCGCAGGACTCATCGAGACTCGCAGCATCGCCGAAATGATCGATGCTGTCGGTCTGCTGGCGGGATCGAAAGCATGGACGCCGGAAGACCAGAGCGGGATAAAGGATTGGGTCGCGAAGTTCCTCTCGTGGATGCAGAACAGCCCTGTCGGAAAACAGGAGGCAGGCGCAAAAAACAACCATGGCACGTATTACGACGTACAGATCGTCTCAATGGCGCTTTTCGTCGGTGATACGGAGCTTGCGAAGCGAATCGTGACCGAAGCCTCTGAGAAGCGGGTGGCCTTCCAGATCGAACCCGATGGGCGGCAGCCTCTCGAACTGGCACGCACCAGATCGTTCAGTTACAGCATGATGAACCTTGGCGGGTTGTTCAAACTGGCTCGACTGGGAGAGAACGTAGGTGTGGATTTATGGACTTTGCGGACGAAAGATGATCGCAGTATTCGCAAAGCGCTGGATTACCTTGTCCCATTTGCAGTCGGCCAGAGCAAGTGGACCGACAAACAAATCACTGCCATCCGGCCTGCTGATATCGCGCCGCTGCTTGTCATCGCGGCCGACAAGTACGACTCTCCTCGATACAAGGAACTTGCCGTGAAACTAGACGCTGATATAACCGGGAGCCTGGATTCGCTTCTCATTGGCGCCCACGAGTAA
- a CDS encoding 5-deoxy-glucuronate isomerase produces the protein MTTQVQKVVEKMVFRHTNAHVGRLISVTPENSTNRHLAYGRIILNESVSTVSFSNLDRETGFVVLQGEADVCIGDESTKLRKFDSIYIPRNSSIQVSTSSTVDIAEFSADVQHQYPLQIVRFAEISKDPGLVFSAGEGTQASRHLHMSLAKNIQAGRLVVGFTWSEPGNWTSWPPHEHTAMLEEMYVYFNMPAPAFGIQLVYDDTEYPEFLTVVREGDAVTMPSGYHPNVSVPGHRIGFLWAMAAHREVEDRKFGVVTVQPGFDKGGSGLEKGQSK, from the coding sequence ATGACTACTCAAGTGCAAAAAGTTGTTGAAAAGATGGTGTTCCGGCACACCAACGCGCACGTCGGCCGACTGATCTCGGTCACTCCCGAAAACAGCACAAATCGCCACCTGGCCTACGGGCGCATTATCCTGAACGAATCCGTTTCCACTGTTTCCTTCTCCAACTTGGATCGCGAAACCGGCTTCGTCGTGTTGCAGGGTGAGGCGGACGTTTGTATCGGTGATGAATCCACCAAGCTTCGCAAGTTTGATTCGATCTATATTCCGCGGAACTCTTCCATACAGGTCTCGACCTCCAGCACGGTGGACATTGCGGAATTCTCGGCCGATGTGCAGCACCAGTACCCGTTGCAGATTGTTCGGTTTGCTGAGATATCCAAGGATCCAGGGCTAGTCTTCAGTGCTGGCGAAGGCACCCAAGCCTCTCGGCATCTTCATATGAGTCTCGCGAAGAACATTCAGGCTGGCCGCCTTGTCGTGGGTTTCACCTGGTCTGAACCGGGCAACTGGACCAGTTGGCCTCCGCATGAGCACACAGCCATGCTGGAAGAAATGTACGTGTACTTCAACATGCCTGCGCCCGCGTTCGGAATCCAGTTGGTCTACGACGATACCGAGTATCCCGAGTTTCTCACGGTCGTTCGCGAGGGCGACGCGGTAACTATGCCCAGCGGATATCACCCCAACGTATCTGTCCCGGGTCATCGCATTGGTTTCTTGTGGGCCATGGCAGCACATAGAGAAGTGGAAGATCGAAAGTTTGGCGTAGTAACAGTGCAGCCGGGTTTTGACAAAGGCGGTTCGGGGTTGGAGAAGGGTCAAAGCAAATAG
- a CDS encoding bifunctional 4-hydroxy-2-oxoglutarate aldolase/2-dehydro-3-deoxy-phosphogluconate aldolase: protein MNKQTAREIIAQVGIVPVVRARSAGQAMSAVEAICRGGIPIVEITMTVPGAVGVIRELADTIGSRVLVGAGTVLDAAMARECVEAGAQFLVSPGLDLETVQFAVSSDTLIMAGCLTPTEVITAWKAGADLVKVFPCGQVGGARYIKALRGPLPQVPLVPTGGVNLNTAAEFIQAGAAALGVGGELVDAGALEAGRPDVITENARKFVKVVSEARAQMQCDTGTATSTTSTTA, encoded by the coding sequence ATGAATAAGCAAACAGCGCGTGAAATCATCGCTCAAGTTGGGATTGTGCCCGTTGTGCGTGCGCGTTCCGCCGGCCAGGCGATGTCCGCCGTCGAAGCGATTTGTCGCGGCGGCATCCCTATTGTCGAGATCACCATGACGGTACCTGGCGCGGTTGGCGTCATCCGCGAACTCGCGGACACGATAGGATCACGCGTTCTAGTAGGCGCTGGAACAGTGCTCGACGCGGCGATGGCGCGAGAGTGCGTAGAGGCTGGGGCGCAGTTTCTAGTCAGCCCGGGACTCGACTTGGAGACGGTTCAGTTCGCGGTTTCCAGCGATACGCTGATCATGGCGGGATGCTTGACTCCGACCGAGGTGATTACTGCCTGGAAAGCCGGGGCTGACTTGGTGAAGGTGTTTCCTTGTGGTCAGGTGGGCGGGGCAAGATACATCAAGGCGCTCCGAGGGCCGCTACCGCAGGTACCGCTCGTACCCACGGGCGGTGTGAACTTAAACACCGCTGCTGAGTTCATTCAAGCGGGCGCTGCCGCTCTGGGAGTAGGCGGGGAACTGGTCGATGCCGGTGCGCTAGAGGCCGGGCGACCCGATGTCATCACCGAAAATGCACGCAAGTTCGTAAAAGTTGTGAGCGAGGCGCGCGCCCAGATGCAATGTGACACAGGGACTGCAACTAGCACGACTAGCACGACAGCCTGA
- a CDS encoding DUF4861 family protein, protein MRRVLLIATLLLLTGSALAKPHLKGIKIAVTNPTAQVRNAEPVVVPIADLRKIAPDIRAGQLIVTATSAATEAEDAEVLQADELPSQVDDLDGDNKADELAFQIDLQPHQTRIVTVTYGDPERIFRLRHEYKPRTDALFATKIEGLGWESERNAWRIYFDPRNAIDLYGKRRPSLLLKMFATPEYDYHSESPDGRDLYKIGEAVGIGAVGAWVDGKLVKVSDVSSRKWRIISAGPVRAMVELTYEGWNVGGRKVTLRSRITQWAGDRGFTHTITSNSAGNVKFVTGLPIKPKAAAVKSESGAGAMWLATYGEQAVLPGATATEETPGQQLGLGIVTTARGANFASDKANHLLIVQLENGTASWYTTAAWDQEETNNRLNFGDSTDRRERDSKVVPQTAIASREGFLSILKQQAERMQRPVAVTVLSSTAKPQPAPSDTLNPAASRTYKEAVELLRAEIDRTAAHWEPIAASTPEFGKNKGLGFFNDGNNLTGEWMQRNGFFWTGSFWTGQLWKMYEHTKDAKYRRWAELWTSKLAGQESEQNHDVGFLYYYSTVAGYQQTGNAGLRSSGLRAAERLEKLYNPQTQMIAAWNPDGDDSIIDTMMNLQILWWAARESDAKWRDIGLKHALRSAEWLIRPDGSAIQSVHYNPGDNRQVLHLHGSGADAPLKFPNSTAPGEVLFTHTHQGFAADTAWSRGTAWALYGFATAASETKDSRLLATAEKVAAFVLENLPEDGVPWYDYHDEGVRFRNRDTSAAALNAGGLLRLSQITTDPQRARMYRQESERITQSLIDRYLTPVAKDDRTPPGVLRHGSGTRPQDGMLIYGQYYLLETLLALEQTKTSGGPVGAK, encoded by the coding sequence ATGCGTAGGGTACTTCTTATTGCGACGTTATTGCTGCTGACGGGCAGCGCTTTGGCAAAACCGCATTTGAAAGGCATTAAGATTGCGGTCACCAATCCCACCGCTCAGGTTCGTAATGCCGAGCCGGTCGTTGTGCCTATCGCTGACCTGCGGAAAATTGCTCCCGACATTCGCGCAGGGCAACTGATCGTCACCGCCACAAGCGCCGCTACGGAAGCTGAAGATGCAGAAGTGCTGCAAGCGGATGAACTGCCGTCACAGGTGGATGACCTTGACGGCGACAATAAGGCCGACGAACTGGCATTCCAGATCGATCTGCAACCTCATCAGACTCGCATTGTTACGGTGACGTATGGCGACCCTGAGCGCATTTTCCGGCTGCGGCACGAGTACAAGCCGCGCACAGACGCTCTGTTCGCCACCAAAATCGAAGGCCTCGGGTGGGAGTCGGAACGCAACGCCTGGCGCATCTACTTTGATCCCCGCAACGCAATCGACCTCTATGGCAAGCGGCGTCCATCATTATTACTAAAAATGTTTGCCACGCCGGAATACGACTACCATTCCGAATCCCCCGACGGCCGCGACCTTTACAAGATCGGCGAAGCAGTGGGCATCGGCGCTGTTGGCGCATGGGTAGATGGCAAGCTGGTGAAGGTATCGGACGTAAGCTCACGCAAGTGGCGGATCATCTCCGCCGGCCCTGTCCGCGCGATGGTTGAGTTAACGTACGAGGGCTGGAACGTCGGCGGACGCAAGGTCACATTGCGGTCGCGAATAACACAATGGGCTGGAGACCGGGGCTTCACGCACACCATCACTTCAAACAGCGCAGGCAACGTTAAATTCGTGACAGGCCTGCCGATTAAGCCGAAAGCGGCTGCCGTCAAGTCAGAGTCTGGAGCCGGCGCCATGTGGCTGGCCACCTATGGAGAACAGGCTGTCCTCCCCGGCGCAACGGCGACGGAAGAGACGCCGGGACAGCAACTTGGGCTCGGCATTGTAACTACGGCGCGCGGTGCAAACTTCGCGAGTGATAAGGCGAACCACCTGCTGATTGTGCAGCTGGAGAATGGCACGGCGAGTTGGTACACGACAGCGGCATGGGACCAGGAAGAGACGAATAACCGGCTGAACTTCGGAGATTCGACCGACAGGCGCGAGCGCGATTCCAAGGTTGTGCCTCAGACGGCAATCGCTAGCCGCGAGGGATTCCTGAGCATCCTCAAACAGCAGGCAGAACGGATGCAGCGGCCCGTTGCCGTCACTGTCCTTTCAAGCACCGCGAAGCCACAGCCTGCGCCCTCCGACACACTGAACCCTGCCGCATCACGCACCTACAAGGAGGCCGTAGAACTGCTGCGTGCCGAAATCGATCGTACTGCCGCGCATTGGGAGCCGATTGCGGCCTCGACGCCTGAATTCGGCAAAAACAAAGGGTTGGGGTTCTTCAACGACGGAAACAATCTCACTGGCGAGTGGATGCAACGCAATGGCTTTTTCTGGACTGGCAGCTTCTGGACCGGCCAGCTCTGGAAGATGTACGAACACACCAAGGACGCAAAATACCGTCGCTGGGCCGAGCTTTGGACTTCCAAACTTGCGGGCCAGGAATCTGAGCAGAACCATGATGTGGGTTTTCTTTATTACTACTCAACGGTAGCGGGCTACCAGCAGACTGGCAACGCTGGCCTTCGCAGCAGTGGTTTGCGAGCCGCTGAACGGCTTGAGAAGTTATACAACCCCCAGACACAGATGATCGCTGCCTGGAATCCGGATGGCGACGATTCGATCATTGACACGATGATGAACCTGCAGATCCTGTGGTGGGCTGCACGAGAGAGCGATGCTAAATGGCGCGACATTGGCCTGAAGCATGCGCTCCGCTCTGCCGAATGGCTGATTCGTCCTGATGGTTCGGCCATTCAGTCGGTTCATTACAATCCGGGCGACAACCGGCAAGTGCTTCACTTGCATGGCTCGGGAGCGGACGCGCCGCTTAAGTTTCCTAACAGCACCGCTCCTGGCGAAGTGCTGTTCACTCACACGCATCAGGGCTTCGCGGCTGATACAGCATGGTCCCGCGGAACGGCATGGGCGCTGTACGGCTTTGCAACCGCAGCATCCGAGACGAAGGATTCGCGACTTCTTGCTACAGCCGAGAAGGTTGCGGCGTTTGTGCTGGAGAACCTGCCCGAGGATGGCGTCCCCTGGTACGACTACCACGACGAGGGCGTCCGCTTCCGCAATCGCGACACTTCCGCCGCTGCCCTCAACGCAGGCGGGTTGCTGCGGCTCTCCCAGATAACGACCGACCCGCAGCGTGCTCGCATGTATCGGCAAGAAAGCGAGCGCATCACGCAATCGCTCATCGATCGGTATCTCACTCCCGTTGCCAAAGACGACCGAACGCCCCCTGGGGTGTTGCGTCACGGCAGTGGCACTCGCCCCCAGGATGGCATGCTGATATACGGCCAGTACTACCTGCTGGAGACGCTGCTAGCCCTTGAACAAACCAAGACTTCCGGAGGGCCCGTTGGAGCAAAGTAG
- a CDS encoding sugar kinase produces MDEVLEIKAKARCKWDLVSLGEVMLRLDPGDARVHTTRSFAAWEGGGEYNVARGLKRCFCMDTAIVTALADNAVGRLIQDLLYQGGVDQSHVKWVPCDGVGRSVRNGLNFTERGYGIRAALGCSDRGHTAVSQLKPGDIDWDHIFGVEGARWFHTGGIFAALSDSTPMVAKEAMEAAKRHGVTISYDLNYRESLWKSIGGQARAQQVNRELASYVDVMLGNEEDFTAALGFEVPGMDDNLSQLDAKNYGHMIERVVSTFPSIKVVATTLRNVKSATRNDWGAVCYFEGSAYHATNREGLEIYDRIGGGDSFASGLIYGFLTGREPQWAVECGAAHGALAMTTPGDTTMATLSEVQRVMKGCSARVAR; encoded by the coding sequence ATGGACGAAGTATTGGAGATCAAAGCCAAAGCGAGATGCAAGTGGGACTTGGTGAGTCTGGGTGAGGTGATGCTCCGCCTCGATCCCGGAGACGCGCGTGTCCATACGACACGGTCGTTCGCCGCGTGGGAAGGCGGCGGCGAGTATAACGTCGCTCGAGGCCTGAAGCGCTGCTTTTGCATGGATACGGCGATAGTCACGGCGTTGGCGGATAACGCAGTAGGAAGGCTCATCCAGGATCTGCTCTACCAAGGCGGCGTCGATCAGTCCCACGTAAAGTGGGTTCCATGCGACGGTGTCGGCCGTAGCGTTCGCAATGGTTTGAATTTCACAGAACGCGGGTATGGTATTCGTGCGGCCCTGGGTTGTTCGGACCGCGGCCATACTGCAGTTTCGCAACTGAAGCCTGGAGACATCGACTGGGATCACATCTTCGGAGTCGAAGGTGCGCGCTGGTTTCACACGGGCGGAATATTCGCCGCGCTTTCCGATTCGACTCCGATGGTCGCGAAAGAGGCAATGGAAGCCGCGAAGCGTCACGGCGTGACGATTTCTTACGACCTCAACTATCGCGAGTCATTGTGGAAGTCTATCGGGGGACAGGCGCGTGCACAGCAAGTCAACCGGGAACTGGCTTCCTACGTTGACGTCATGCTTGGCAACGAAGAAGACTTTACGGCTGCACTGGGATTTGAGGTGCCGGGGATGGATGACAACTTATCCCAGTTGGACGCCAAGAATTACGGCCACATGATCGAGCGTGTTGTGAGCACATTCCCTTCCATCAAGGTAGTCGCCACCACGCTGCGCAATGTCAAAAGTGCGACCCGAAACGACTGGGGCGCTGTTTGCTACTTCGAAGGCTCCGCTTATCACGCCACCAATCGTGAAGGACTGGAAATTTACGACCGCATAGGCGGTGGTGACTCATTCGCGTCAGGCTTGATTTACGGATTTCTTACAGGACGGGAGCCGCAATGGGCAGTTGAGTGCGGTGCCGCGCACGGTGCTTTGGCTATGACCACACCGGGTGACACAACGATGGCTACGCTTTCCGAAGTTCAAAGAGTTATGAAGGGTTGTAGCGCAAGGGTCGCACGGTAG
- a CDS encoding sugar kinase, which yields MNLGFDIAEKGALDFLSLGALVHRLDPGVIPFRKATQCAIHVSGGEFNVAANLADCFGLNTSVATAMVSYPIGDLIAERVRAMGVRPIYRHFKHDGTRGPNMATVYSDRGHGVRPPVVFYNRSNEAAAQLKPGDFDWKAIFSQGVRWFHSGGIFASLSETTAELVIEAMRAARAAGAVCSFDLNYREKLWSTVGGSERAKQVLGAIVENVDVLVGNEEDLQKGLGFAGPEVAGQSKLDSSAFFSMIGQVVDRYPNIKVVATTLREVHSTNSHSWSAVAWVNGESVKAPTCKLDVYDRVGGGDGFASGFIYGLLAGESPEQAINLGWAHGALLTTFPGDTTMATIDQVRAFARGGSARIQR from the coding sequence ATGAATCTTGGATTCGATATCGCTGAAAAGGGAGCGCTGGACTTTCTTTCACTTGGTGCCCTGGTACACCGGCTGGATCCCGGTGTCATTCCGTTCCGCAAAGCGACACAGTGCGCCATCCACGTAAGCGGAGGCGAGTTTAACGTAGCGGCTAATCTCGCCGATTGCTTCGGCCTGAATACGAGCGTAGCGACGGCAATGGTTTCTTATCCGATCGGGGACCTCATCGCAGAGCGCGTTCGAGCCATGGGCGTACGTCCAATCTATCGCCACTTCAAACATGACGGCACTCGCGGTCCGAACATGGCGACCGTTTACAGCGACAGGGGCCATGGCGTGCGTCCGCCGGTTGTCTTCTACAACCGCAGTAATGAGGCGGCGGCGCAACTCAAGCCGGGCGACTTCGACTGGAAGGCGATCTTTTCCCAGGGAGTTCGCTGGTTCCACAGCGGCGGCATCTTCGCGTCGCTGTCGGAAACTACAGCGGAACTGGTGATCGAAGCCATGAGGGCGGCACGGGCGGCGGGTGCCGTGTGCTCCTTCGACCTGAACTATCGCGAGAAGCTTTGGAGCACGGTCGGCGGTTCCGAACGCGCAAAGCAAGTGCTCGGAGCCATTGTCGAGAACGTTGACGTCCTGGTCGGCAATGAGGAGGACTTGCAGAAGGGACTCGGTTTCGCTGGTCCGGAAGTCGCTGGCCAGTCGAAACTGGACTCGTCCGCATTCTTCTCGATGATTGGGCAAGTTGTGGATCGCTATCCAAACATCAAAGTCGTTGCGACCACGCTGCGGGAGGTCCATTCGACAAATAGCCATAGCTGGAGCGCCGTGGCTTGGGTCAATGGAGAGTCGGTAAAGGCGCCCACCTGCAAGCTGGACGTTTATGATCGCGTCGGCGGTGGAGATGGATTTGCGTCAGGCTTTATCTACGGACTTCTCGCTGGCGAGTCACCTGAACAGGCGATCAACCTGGGATGGGCACACGGAGCTCTACTGACAACCTTCCCCGGAGATACAACGATGGCTACGATTGATCAGGTGAGAGCGTTCGCTCGCGGAGGTTCGGCGCGGATTCAGCGGTAA